A window of Acinetobacter sp. 10FS3-1 contains these coding sequences:
- a CDS encoding MBL fold metallo-hydrolase, whose product MNKILSSSVIALSLAMASVHLYANDKVVQRDTSKVTHIQEIRNATIKVTYADTTFLIDPMFAKKGFYEGFPDTHRSYLRNPLVDLPIKPETILEGVDAVIVTHTHLDHWDDAAQATIPKNMPLFVQNKEDQKIIQSQGFKDVRVLTQATFEGIKLTKTGGQHGTDAMYRIPKLKAGLGEAMGVVFEAAGHETVYVAGDTIWRSEVDQAIQTFKPDVIVLNTGNALVDGFKESIIMGKEDTYHATQKAPNAKVVAVHMDAINHMSVTRAELADYVKDKGIQDKVLIPIDGETLSF is encoded by the coding sequence ATGAATAAAATTTTAAGTAGCTCTGTTATTGCACTCTCTCTGGCAATGGCTTCAGTCCATTTATATGCGAATGATAAGGTGGTTCAGCGAGATACTTCTAAAGTTACGCATATACAAGAAATTCGCAATGCAACGATTAAAGTAACCTATGCTGATACGACTTTTTTAATTGACCCAATGTTTGCTAAAAAAGGATTCTATGAAGGTTTTCCTGATACTCATCGTAGCTATTTACGGAACCCATTAGTCGATTTGCCTATCAAGCCCGAAACGATTTTAGAAGGTGTAGATGCGGTAATCGTGACCCATACCCATTTAGATCATTGGGATGATGCAGCACAAGCGACTATTCCGAAAAACATGCCGTTGTTTGTACAGAATAAAGAAGACCAGAAAATCATTCAGTCACAAGGCTTCAAAGATGTTCGTGTATTAACTCAAGCGACCTTTGAAGGGATTAAGCTCACTAAAACTGGTGGTCAACACGGTACTGATGCCATGTACCGTATTCCTAAGCTTAAAGCTGGATTAGGTGAAGCAATGGGTGTGGTATTTGAAGCTGCTGGCCATGAAACTGTTTATGTGGCAGGAGATACCATCTGGCGTTCTGAAGTTGATCAAGCGATTCAAACATTTAAACCTGATGTGATTGTCTTGAATACAGGTAACGCCTTGGTTGATGGCTTTAAAGAATCCATTATTATGGGCAAAGAAGATACTTATCATGCAACTCAGAAAGCACCAAATGCTAAAGTGGTTGCTGTTCACATGGATGCAATTAACCACATGTCGGTAACACGTGCTGAGCTTGCAGATTACGTAAAGGACAAAGGAATCCAAGATAAGGTTTTAATTCCTATCGATGGTGAAACGCTTTCTTTCTAA